The Carcharodon carcharias isolate sCarCar2 chromosome 23, sCarCar2.pri, whole genome shotgun sequence genome includes the window AAAATACACAAATGTGTCACTGAGCTCAGTCATTTTTGTTTAAATCAAGGATGAGATGAGACGTCATTTATTTTCAGCTCCCATGTCATGAACCCAGAAAAGATTAGATCAAATGTCTGGGTTTCTGGGAGTAGAGTATATAAGGCGTGTGTTCTGAGTGCTGCAGCAGATCACAGACTTAAGACTAGGAGATCACATCAGTCGGTTTGAGAGAAGTGAGAGAAGAGGCAGAGACAATGCTGAGCTGTCGGTCTTTCCACCCTTCACGTCTGTGCCAGCAGCCTGTGTACACATTGTGGCCTGTTCCACACAGGGTCTGTGAGCCGCTTGAATGCAACATGTGGAAACTTATGGAAGAAGCAAGAAAGAGCATGAACTTCATGGATCGTGTTTTTGCGGAGCTGGCAAAAGAATTTTGGGATGAAAAACCAAGAAATCAGGACAACAAAACTGAAAACAAAGAAGGTAAAAAACACTCAGGGGACAAGAATGGAGATGGCTTTTCTCTGTCCCTGGATGTCCAGCGATTCTCCCCAGAAGAACTGAATGTGAAAGTACTTGGAAGAAAAGTGCTGGTGACAGGAAAATACGAGAAGAAAAGTGATGATGGCAGCGGCTCTTACAGCTACAAatatgaagagttcaggagagaatttCAGCTGCCAGAAGATGTCGATGCTGAAGCTCTTAACTGCAGTTTGTCACAGGATGGTCGGTTAAATGTTCAAGGCCCACGCTTGGCACTGCCAGCTGTGAATGAACGAATCGTGCCCATCAACATCACCTCGGATACAACAACCAGTCCCCAGCTAAATCCTGGCCAAGAGGCACAGAAACTGGAGAGCAAGAATCTTGAAGGGAACAAGAAAGGCTGAAACAAAATAGACATCTTAAGACTTAGTTACACTGAATTTTTGTAGTTATAAAGAACAACAAAATATTGCCAGATGTGAGCACCTGTGAAATGAGTGTCATAATGTTGAAAAGCTGATATTCAATGTCCCATTACTGTAGATAATTACTTGTTTTTTCCCTTTTTGTTAAAACAATGAACCTTTGAGAAATGATCTATGATTCAATTTGTCAACTCAATAAAATGAAATTATTGCATGTACATGTCTATGGCTACAGGTATTTCATTGAATTTTACAACTCAAAGGGAGATAATTCTGCCCAAATTGCTGCATGGGTAAACCTACCATTTCATAATGACTGGCAACTGGAACTTGTTTGCAGAATATTCCTTCCTGGTAGTGAATGAATGTGATCTTTCCCACTTGGTTTATCTATTTAATCTAAAGTAGACACAGGTTTGCTGTTGTACCGATTTCTGGTCAGGACTCTGTGCAAGATGAGCAGATTAAATTCTCAGAAGGAGAATATAGCTACCAACTTTAATCAATTGTACATAAAATATTACATTATGTTGATAGCACACCTAAAATATTCTTTGAAGGTAAAGCTGGAAAATAGGACCAAGGGGTCATGAAATTAAATTAGCAAAAGTTAATTAAACACAGAAAGATCTTCATTCAGAACAAACAATGTTTGCAGTACTCCAGCAGGCAAAGGATGCAGAAACAGCAACATCAGAGATGCTTAAAATCTAGTTGGATGCAGTAATGAAAGAACTTGAAAAACTAAAGGGATGAGCTTCAGTGGGTTAATCTCATCCTACAGAACACTCAAAAGTGAAAGACTAGAAGTACAAACATTTATAATACATCTCTGATTTGTTGAACTCTCATATCTTCAGAAATGTTTTCAGAAAAGTTGGGTACTAACTGAAGCAGAGATTATTGGGCAGCTGCTATGTGCTCATTTTCTAAATGGCTGCTTTACGTCTCCAGAATCTGAAGTGACACCACAAGTAACCAAACACTCACTGCACAACACTCCTGCTCTGGTCATATGACTGGAAATAAATTAGCTCAGAATCCTGGAAGTGACTTCCTGCTCATTTGGAGTGTATGGTGACTCCTTCACATGCATGACATTGGGCAGGGCTGGATAATAGATCCTGTAAGATTAACATTAAAAGCActggcacaaattaacacacatTTTGCTAACAAAATCAGTAACAATATTTTATTAATGGACAGAGTGATAAGATACAGCCatatgagagagagatgtcagttaTTTCTTCAATAGTTTGTTTCTCAGAATATTAAGTCCAGGCCCCAGTACAACCTTAATGGAGGTAGAATGAGCTTGGTGTAATCCTTTGGTGTCCTGCTAATGCTGAATCATTACTTCTtgagatggggaggtgggggtgcagggggagggggcaaaAGGTATATATTTATGTATACTTGCATTTTGAGAGTGGCTTTATTGtagaaagatcccaaggcacatGCCAGGAGAAAATAATAGATAAAGATAAAGGGAACGGTCAGTAACGGGTAGACATGAGTACCAGTGTCTGAAAGGTTTTTAAGAAAGGTAAATTTTGACATGGTTTTTATAGCAGCCGAGAGAAGTAGGGAGTCAGtacagctgagggagggagcgacagagTTGGCTGTAGGTTCTGCTTTCACTGGTGGGGAGAGCAATGCACTAAACAATGGCCAAATGATGGAAAATTCATGGAATCTAAGACCAGAGGTAAtggcggggatggaggagtgggTGCAAGGACACTTAGGAATTTGAGAAACAAATTTAAGGATCTTAAGGGCAATGTGTTGTGAGATGGGCAGCCAGTGTAGGCCAGCAAGAATATTTGTGATGGGCATGTGGTGTGTAAACTAATATGCATGTTTGAATTTTGGATGATTTGGAGTTTAAGGGCTACAAGGCCACAAACAAGAGATTAGATAAATCAAGACTAGAGATAACAAGAAGTTAAAGGAGAGGTTTAGTAGCAGGAAGACTGGTGCAAGTGATGTCCGTAGTTGGAAATAAGTGGCCCTGGTGACAATTAAATGAAAGTTCAGTGAATGTCAAGGACAAAATTAATTCTCTCTTGAAGAAGTATCAATTAATAAGGGACAGCCAGCATAGGTTTATCAAAGGCAAATTGTGTGACTAAACCGATTGCGCTCTTTAATGAAGTGAAAGAAAAAGTGGATGAAGGTTGCAGTAGATATTGTATGTATGGACTTCTAAAAGACTTTTGATCAAATATCACATGACAGACTTATATGGAAAATAGAAGCACATGGCAATAAAGGACAGTGGAAACTTGGGTACGTAATTAGCAAAGgaataggaaacagagaattgGAGTAAATGGATATTTTTCTGGCTGGAGAGATCTATGCATTGAAGACCCAGGAGAGAAGTAGGTCCATTGCTTAATTTCTTGTGATATATAAATGACCTACCTGGAGCTGGGTATAGTGAGTACAATTTTGAAGTCAGTAGGTAATGTAAAACTTGTCAATGTAGTAAATAGTGAGCAGGGTAGCATCAGATCTTCGGGGACCTagacaaatgaaatttaatatgGTGAAGTGTGAAGCGATGAACTTTGAGAGGAACAACACAGAGAGGAAGTATAATCTAAATGGCATCAATTTGTGAGGAAACAAGAGCAGAGGAACTTGCGGGTGTATCTTCACATATCCTTGAAAGTGGCAGGGGACTTTGATAAGGCAGTTAAGAAAGTATATTGGATACTTAACTTTGTAAATAGGGGCACTGAATACAAATTCATATTAAACATTTACaattcactggttaggcctcagctagaatattgtgtacCATTCTGGGTAGCAAACtagaggaaagatgtgaaggccttGGGAGAGGAtagagagatttaccaggatgaggatgcttgtaaaagcaaaatactgcagatgctgatgatcttaaatgaaaacagaaagtgttggacaAACCCAACAagcctggcagcatttgtgaagagagaaacagagttaacatttcatgtccaattggactcgaaatgttaactgtttctccctccacacgTGCTGCCAGACTTTCTGGGTTTGTCCAGCACTTTCTGAGAAAACTTGGTTATGTGgagggattggagaagctggaattgttctccttagcTTTGAAGGCCTTGGGAGAGGATatagagatttaccaggatgaggATGCttgtcaaagcaaaatactgcagattctgatgatctgaaataaaaacagaaagtgctggacaaACCCAAAAAGCCTGgtggcatctgtgaagagaagaaCAGTTAACATGTTGAGTCCAATTAGGGTAGAGAAACTCAAGTGAAGACCTAATAGTGTTCAGGATTATGAACGCCTTTGAGAGAAAGCAAGTCAGGAGAAGTTGTTTCCGCAGGCAAGTGGATCAGTAACATAGCTGTCAGATttaaataattagcaaaagaactcGAGGTGAACGGAGAAGAATTTCTTTTCCACACGAGTTATatgtggaatgcactacctgaaagggtggtggaatcagattccataggaactttcaaaagccaATTGCGCTTTATTTGAAGGGAACTAATTTGCAGGATTATGGGATTAAAGGTGGGGCATGGgactaaattggacagctctttcaaagagctggcacaggcatgatggggcaaatggcctcctctgtgctataattctgtgggctggattttccatctggaggcaggaaacagaggtcGGGTCTGTTTCTGGGTTCCAAACTCATGGGGCCTAGGGGAAACAGTCATTGACCTGTGATTTTCACCAGCACAGACAATTGATAGCCAGAGGGCAGGttcgccatccaattaaggatggcaggtaggcctctcaaagctggagggccaatcagagaaaCAGCAGACTGCATAAGAAGGTACATAAGGGAGTCGATGCTTCAACACGGTGGTTTTCCAACTTCTTTATGCCTTTAATTAAAAAATAGATTCAGCCACCAGGCCTCCACTATAGAGGGCCTGCTACAGGtggcctgtggctgctcctgcacccacacaggcagaaagggactCTAGGCCTGCCTGGAGAGATGGCCCCCTGGCCTACCTGAAGGGGGCCTA containing:
- the LOC121269140 gene encoding heat shock protein beta-11-like yields the protein MLSCRSFHPSRLCQQPVYTLWPVPHRVCEPLECNMWKLMEEARKSMNFMDRVFAELAKEFWDEKPRNQDNKTENKEGKKHSGDKNGDGFSLSLDVQRFSPEELNVKVLGRKVLVTGKYEKKSDDGSGSYSYKYEEFRREFQLPEDVDAEALNCSLSQDGRLNVQGPRLALPAVNERIVPINITSDTTTSPQLNPGQEAQKLESKNLEGNKKG